A single Parabacteroides timonensis DNA region contains:
- the thiD gene encoding bifunctional hydroxymethylpyrimidine kinase/phosphomethylpyrimidine kinase, producing MKTDTTYRYPTALTIAGSDSGGGAGIQADIKTFSALGVYGASVITSVTAQNTQGVRGIQAISPEILKGQLDAVFEDITIDAVKIGMLHNKAAAEIVVDTIDKFSPSYIILDPVMISTSGNKLLHDDAIHIIVRELFKRTTLVTPNIDEAEFLSGMKISSEKEMEQAANKLLALGCRAVLMKGGHLKGDNMTDILYVTNSTPLRLSAETIATTNGHGTGCTLSSAIAAYLALGKNLQEAVKLAKEYITKAIFAGKDVTTGHGHGPLNHFFAPIPLAKIKTNGL from the coding sequence ATGAAAACAGATACAACGTATCGCTATCCGACAGCACTTACAATCGCCGGTTCAGACAGCGGCGGCGGAGCCGGTATACAAGCAGATATTAAAACATTTTCTGCATTAGGAGTTTATGGCGCTTCTGTGATAACATCCGTTACAGCCCAGAATACACAGGGAGTCAGAGGCATTCAAGCTATTTCTCCCGAGATACTGAAAGGACAGTTGGATGCAGTCTTTGAAGATATTACAATTGACGCTGTCAAGATTGGCATGCTGCATAATAAAGCCGCTGCGGAGATTGTTGTAGATACGATAGATAAATTTTCTCCTTCCTATATAATTTTAGATCCGGTGATGATCTCTACCAGCGGTAATAAGTTATTGCACGATGATGCTATTCATATTATTGTACGCGAACTATTCAAACGAACGACATTGGTGACACCCAATATCGATGAAGCAGAATTTCTTTCGGGTATGAAGATCTCCTCTGAAAAAGAAATGGAGCAGGCTGCAAATAAACTACTTGCGTTGGGATGTCGTGCCGTCCTGATGAAAGGCGGTCATTTGAAAGGAGATAACATGACTGATATATTATATGTTACCAATTCAACCCCTCTCCGACTTTCGGCAGAAACAATAGCAACAACAAACGGGCACGGAACCGGTTGTACATTGTCTTCCGCCATTGCTGCTTATTTAGCATTAGGAAAAAATCTACAGGAAGCAGTGAAATTGGCCAAAGAGTATATTACAAAAGCTATTTTTGCCGGAAAAGATGTAACAACCGGTCATGGACACGGGCCTTTGAATCATTTCTTTGCTCCGATACCTTTGGCAAAAATAAAAACGAATGGGTTATGA
- a CDS encoding thiamine phosphate synthase, which yields MAIEYKINEPANRGRFIPHTNGERLMFITHRTSKYTEAEEVKMVLDGGCSWVQLRMKENMNIFTAREIGQLINMHTTPCVYCINDNIKIALRCGATAVHLGKEDIPVSEAWKKTDEFLTPDETFYIGATANTFEDIKRAVEQGASYIGLGPFRHTETKKKLSPVLGLDGYRRIIQQCKDAGYNIPIFAIGGICLEDVGALMQTGITGIAVSGAIINADDPVEETRRFINEINKY from the coding sequence ATGGCAATAGAATATAAAATAAACGAACCTGCAAACAGAGGCCGTTTCATTCCTCATACCAATGGGGAACGTTTGATGTTTATCACTCACCGGACATCCAAGTATACAGAAGCCGAGGAAGTTAAAATGGTTCTGGACGGAGGTTGTTCATGGGTTCAACTCCGGATGAAAGAGAATATGAATATTTTCACAGCCAGGGAGATCGGTCAGTTAATCAATATGCATACTACCCCATGTGTATATTGCATCAATGACAACATAAAAATAGCTTTACGGTGTGGTGCAACAGCTGTCCACCTGGGAAAAGAAGATATTCCGGTGTCTGAGGCCTGGAAGAAAACCGACGAGTTCCTTACGCCGGATGAAACTTTTTACATTGGTGCCACGGCTAATACTTTTGAGGATATAAAACGTGCCGTTGAACAAGGAGCCTCTTACATCGGATTAGGCCCGTTTCGTCATACGGAGACAAAAAAGAAATTAAGTCCGGTCCTGGGATTGGATGGATATCGAAGAATAATACAGCAATGCAAGGATGCTGGCTATAATATACCGATATTTGCAATCGGAGGTATTTGCCTGGAAGATGTCGGGGCATTGATGCAAACCGGCATAACTGGTATAGCTGTTTCCGGCGCAATAATCAATGCGGATGATCCTGTAGAAGAAACACGTCGCTTTATTAATGAAATAAATAAATACTAA
- a CDS encoding thiamine phosphate synthase: MKLIVITTPHFFEGESRILSFLFQEGMERLHLRKPQSNIDELRRLLETIPPEYYPRIVLHDHFELVPEYKLAGIHLNSRNYSIPKGFKGSISRSCHSLEEIHENRKLAYVFLSPIFQSISKEGYGSGFPMEVLQKAASDGIINEKVIALGGMDQTTIPLIKPLNFGGVAVLGALWGNEPSGNKIESIIERYKQLALWQ, encoded by the coding sequence ATGAAACTGATCGTTATTACAACACCTCACTTCTTTGAAGGTGAAAGCCGGATATTATCCTTTCTGTTTCAGGAAGGTATGGAAAGATTGCATCTACGTAAACCCCAAAGTAATATTGATGAATTACGACGGCTGCTGGAGACTATACCACCGGAATACTATCCACGTATTGTATTACACGATCATTTCGAACTGGTTCCGGAATATAAACTGGCTGGTATCCATCTGAACAGCCGGAATTATTCGATACCGAAAGGATTTAAAGGAAGCATCAGCCGCTCTTGTCACTCGCTGGAGGAAATCCATGAGAACCGGAAACTGGCTTATGTATTCCTCAGTCCTATTTTTCAAAGCATATCCAAAGAGGGTTATGGCAGTGGATTCCCGATGGAAGTACTGCAAAAAGCGGCCTCTGATGGTATTATCAATGAAAAAGTGATAGCTCTCGGAGGGATGGACCAAACGACTATCCCTTTGATAAAGCCACTTAACTTTGGCGGAGTAGCTGTTTTGGGAGCCTTATGGGGAAATGAACCTTCCGGAAACAAAATTGAATCAATTATAGAACGATATAAACAATTAGCTTTATGGCAATAG